In Mucilaginibacter celer, one DNA window encodes the following:
- a CDS encoding transglutaminase-like domain-containing protein: protein MTIKLLITYTLCMFFAGNVNAIEADSAVTITSLKNEYRFNWNSKSNRVEIKQKLNSIYTSNAYQVNYTVTEFYNNNITIDDISCKVDGHTPRNFKPLYTYYGSDDIFYSDERICYFPLELAKKGSNGNVTFEETLTDPRYFTSIYFAEAEQIQQGEVSIEVPRWMKLDIKELNFNGFNIKKSTVYKSGDDADIITYTFSNIPAMKKEPNSPGPTYIYPHLLIMCKSAAAGGKQFTYFNTLADQYAWYRELVKDVAGDQAVISAKSRELTAGLTNDMDKIKAIFYYVQDNIRYIAFEDGMAGFKPEKADEVLRKKYGDCKGMANLTKALLTAAGYDARLCWLGTKHIAYDYQTPSMAVDNHMICGLNYKGKTYYLDATETYLGFNEYAERIQGRQVLMEDGDKYILAKIPYALPVQNLSSEISKLSIKGTTLTGKVSNLWKGEDKEGVLAGINSVKHEKVDEATKRYLAAGSADYTITNLVLSSTANPDKDLTAAYDVERKNGISAFGKEYYIDMDNRKELSDAAIAVDKRKNDFWFPGKQHIVTETELTLPPNYKASGIPPELNISKPGYEFHISYVSSPGKLTYKKTLLIKNTLLTKANFAQWNQDIEQLNKAYNENLVIKPVSQ from the coding sequence ATGACGATTAAACTATTGATAACATACACCTTATGTATGTTTTTTGCGGGCAATGTAAATGCCATCGAAGCTGATTCGGCTGTAACCATAACCTCCCTGAAAAATGAATACCGGTTTAACTGGAACAGTAAAAGCAACCGGGTAGAAATTAAGCAAAAGCTTAACAGTATTTATACAAGCAATGCTTACCAGGTAAACTACACCGTTACCGAGTTTTATAACAATAACATTACCATTGATGATATAAGCTGCAAAGTTGACGGACACACTCCCCGTAACTTTAAGCCCCTGTATACTTATTACGGTAGCGACGATATTTTTTATTCGGACGAGCGGATCTGTTACTTCCCTCTCGAACTTGCAAAAAAAGGAAGCAACGGCAACGTTACTTTTGAAGAAACCCTTACCGATCCGCGCTATTTTACCAGTATTTACTTTGCCGAAGCCGAACAGATCCAGCAGGGAGAAGTAAGTATAGAAGTGCCGCGTTGGATGAAGCTGGATATTAAGGAACTTAATTTTAATGGCTTTAACATTAAAAAAAGCACCGTTTATAAAAGTGGCGACGATGCAGATATTATAACCTACACCTTCAGCAACATCCCGGCAATGAAAAAAGAGCCTAATAGCCCCGGGCCAACTTATATATATCCGCATTTGCTTATCATGTGTAAATCGGCGGCGGCCGGTGGCAAACAGTTTACCTATTTCAACACCCTGGCCGATCAGTACGCCTGGTATCGCGAACTGGTAAAAGATGTGGCCGGCGATCAGGCCGTAATCAGCGCCAAAAGCAGGGAGCTTACTGCCGGGCTTACCAATGATATGGATAAAATAAAAGCCATTTTTTACTACGTGCAGGATAACATCAGGTACATAGCGTTTGAAGATGGAATGGCCGGTTTCAAGCCCGAGAAAGCCGATGAAGTATTACGGAAAAAATACGGCGATTGTAAAGGCATGGCTAATTTAACCAAAGCATTGCTCACCGCGGCTGGATATGATGCCCGTTTGTGCTGGCTGGGCACCAAACATATTGCCTATGATTATCAAACCCCTTCAATGGCGGTTGATAACCACATGATATGCGGCTTAAATTACAAGGGCAAAACCTATTATCTTGATGCCACCGAAACTTACCTGGGTTTCAATGAATACGCCGAGCGCATACAGGGGCGCCAGGTTTTGATGGAAGATGGCGATAAATATATACTTGCCAAAATACCTTATGCGCTGCCGGTGCAAAACTTAAGCAGCGAAATAAGTAAGCTAAGCATTAAGGGTACTACCTTAACAGGTAAAGTAAGCAACCTGTGGAAAGGTGAAGATAAAGAGGGGGTTTTAGCAGGGATAAACAGCGTTAAGCACGAAAAGGTAGATGAAGCTACCAAGCGTTATCTTGCAGCGGGCAGCGCCGATTATACCATTACCAACCTGGTTTTAAGCAGCACCGCCAATCCCGATAAAGATTTAACAGCTGCTTATGATGTTGAGCGTAAAAACGGCATCTCGGCTTTTGGCAAAGAGTATTATATTGATATGGATAACCGCAAGGAGCTCTCGGACGCAGCTATTGCCGTTGATAAGCGGAAAAATGATTTCTGGTTTCCGGGCAAACAGCATATTGTTACCGAAACCGAACTTACGCTGCCGCCAAACTACAAGGCATCAGGCATCCCTCCCGAATTGAATATCTCAAAACCGGGATACGAGTTTCATATCAGCTATGTAAGTTCGCCCGGAAAGCTGACCTATAAAAAAACACTGCTCATCAAAAACACCCTGTTAACCAAGGCTAATTTTGCCCAATGGAACCAGGATATTGAGCAGTTAAACAAAGCATACAACGAAAATTTAGTTATAAAACCTGTATCACAATGA
- a CDS encoding DUF4412 domain-containing protein, whose product MNIKIFNVALGLALTATAISANAQKAYKEGVVTISTAMQGQQVEAKSYFRADSAAMQFTTGPATIKILTDAEGKSLVVMVDVPVASIKKAAIATPDEVDQAMATLPTLTFAPGTETKVISGFNCKKVVATDTKSNKTYDVWVTNDVTLPVTGIAKYYRSAGGFPIQYTSFSQGQTTEVTVKSITEQKNPAGTFGIPADFDKITMDDLKAMSGGR is encoded by the coding sequence ATGAACATTAAAATTTTCAACGTTGCCTTAGGCCTTGCCCTTACCGCAACAGCTATCAGCGCAAACGCCCAAAAAGCTTACAAAGAAGGTGTTGTAACTATCTCTACCGCAATGCAGGGACAACAGGTTGAAGCAAAAAGCTATTTCAGGGCCGATTCGGCAGCTATGCAATTCACTACTGGCCCGGCTACTATTAAAATCTTAACTGATGCCGAAGGTAAATCATTAGTAGTTATGGTTGATGTGCCTGTTGCATCTATCAAAAAAGCGGCTATCGCAACTCCTGATGAGGTTGACCAGGCTATGGCTACCCTGCCTACCTTAACGTTTGCGCCAGGCACCGAAACCAAAGTAATTTCGGGCTTTAACTGCAAAAAAGTAGTTGCTACCGATACTAAAAGCAACAAAACCTACGATGTTTGGGTAACTAATGATGTTACTTTACCTGTAACCGGCATTGCTAAATATTACCGCAGCGCAGGTGGCTTCCCTATCCAGTACACATCATTTTCGCAAGGCCAAACTACCGAGGTTACTGTAAAAAGCATCACCGAGCAAAAAAACCCGGCCGGTACTTTCGGTATCCCTGCCGATTTCGACAAGATCACCATGGATGACCTGAAAGCTATGAGCGGTGGCAGGTAA
- a CDS encoding ComEC/Rec2 family competence protein — protein MIAKHKGEIPVVILLLPFLVGIGLGINFSALALLSVLAIFFSGLLIVFLLLNFLYKPFYIYKKRWIGGIFIQVLLLLAGWIAAINNHELNNAHHFSKQPAQRLLLRINNEPQLKNGIVRFTATVLAANRGRESRATTGTLLIAIKDSMKQALNYGDELLVPGRFTPIDPPFNPAEFNYKQYLAHQNIYYQEFLYPGQYHKTNINTGNPIIAQALKLRRQMVEKFRLQLHNPDAIAVASTLILGYKAELSEDVLQAYSKTGTIHVLSVSGAHVVLVWGLLSFLLQFLNRFKYGRIIKAGIIIVFIWYYAMLSGFSPAVCRAAVTISMVIIGKTYSRYVNNLNILAISAFALLLYNPLYITDVGFQLSYLAVAGLIILYPIVYKWLSFESRFLNTLWRYCAVSIAAQLITFPLSAFYFHQFPVYFLFSNLFIIIPTEIIMGSGLAYMVLPQIPFLSSALSFVLEKTILVMNYVLYGIEHAPFADINKIWLTTTEYLLLYVIIIGAFYFLHSKKGWLLRLTLACTLLLAISISMKRYRAYTSNSIAFLNLRKNTGIVFKNGSDAVVLSNLADTDKAYKYSVQPYLDSSKASLVKIYSPEKEISLPYLHKKGNIIGFNNQTVLIIGKNSPLPATSQKTAVNYLYLTENPKILLDSIDKFYEYHTIIIAADNAPGTVQHIVNEAGAKQVNYVVLKRNKSFIATSN, from the coding sequence ATGATCGCCAAACATAAGGGCGAGATCCCGGTTGTAATTTTGCTGCTCCCCTTTTTGGTGGGTATAGGGCTGGGTATCAATTTTTCTGCACTGGCTCTCCTATCCGTTTTAGCGATCTTCTTTTCGGGCTTGCTGATTGTTTTTTTGCTACTCAACTTCTTATACAAACCATTTTACATTTATAAAAAACGCTGGATAGGCGGCATATTCATCCAGGTATTATTACTGCTTGCCGGTTGGATAGCTGCTATTAATAACCATGAACTGAACAATGCGCATCACTTTTCAAAACAACCGGCACAACGCCTGTTGCTGCGTATTAACAACGAACCACAGTTAAAAAATGGCATTGTACGATTTACTGCAACGGTTTTAGCTGCCAACCGCGGGCGCGAAAGCCGTGCAACCACCGGTACTTTATTAATAGCTATTAAAGATAGTATGAAGCAGGCCCTGAACTACGGAGATGAGCTATTGGTACCCGGACGCTTTACTCCTATCGATCCGCCTTTTAATCCTGCCGAATTTAATTACAAGCAATACCTTGCCCACCAAAACATTTACTACCAGGAGTTTTTATACCCCGGGCAGTATCACAAAACAAATATTAATACAGGCAACCCAATTATAGCACAGGCACTGAAGCTGCGACGGCAGATGGTTGAAAAGTTCAGGCTGCAACTTCATAACCCTGATGCTATAGCCGTGGCCTCTACACTGATATTGGGTTACAAAGCCGAGCTTAGTGAAGACGTGCTGCAGGCTTACTCAAAAACCGGCACCATTCATGTGCTTTCGGTATCAGGAGCCCACGTGGTTTTGGTTTGGGGATTGCTTTCATTCTTACTGCAGTTTTTAAACAGGTTTAAATACGGCAGGATAATTAAAGCAGGTATCATTATAGTTTTTATATGGTATTATGCCATGCTTAGCGGCTTTTCGCCGGCGGTGTGCCGGGCCGCAGTAACAATCAGTATGGTTATTATCGGTAAAACTTATAGCCGTTATGTAAACAATCTTAATATCCTGGCTATATCAGCTTTCGCATTACTCTTGTATAATCCCCTTTACATTACAGATGTCGGGTTTCAGCTCAGTTATCTTGCCGTTGCCGGATTAATTATTTTGTATCCAATTGTTTATAAATGGCTTAGTTTTGAAAGCAGGTTTTTAAACACACTGTGGCGGTACTGTGCCGTATCCATCGCGGCGCAACTGATCACTTTCCCACTCAGCGCTTTTTACTTTCACCAGTTCCCGGTTTACTTTTTGTTTAGCAACCTGTTTATTATCATTCCTACCGAAATTATTATGGGCAGCGGACTCGCTTACATGGTATTGCCGCAAATACCGTTTCTGTCTTCAGCCTTAAGTTTTGTACTCGAGAAAACTATCCTCGTCATGAATTATGTTTTGTACGGGATAGAGCATGCACCCTTTGCAGATATTAATAAAATATGGCTTACCACTACCGAATATCTGTTGCTATACGTCATCATTATCGGTGCATTTTATTTTTTACACAGCAAAAAAGGATGGCTGCTTAGGTTAACACTGGCCTGTACACTTTTACTGGCTATAAGTATCAGCATGAAGCGGTACCGGGCTTACACCAGTAATTCTATAGCTTTTTTAAACCTGCGTAAAAATACCGGCATTGTATTTAAAAACGGAAGTGACGCAGTCGTATTAAGCAACCTTGCAGATACGGATAAGGCCTATAAATATTCCGTTCAGCCTTATCTTGATAGCAGCAAGGCGAGCCTTGTAAAAATTTACAGCCCTGAAAAGGAAATCAGTTTACCATACCTGCATAAAAAGGGCAACATCATCGGGTTTAACAATCAAACCGTTCTGATCATCGGTAAAAACTCCCCGCTTCCGGCCACTTCGCAAAAAACTGCTGTTAACTACCTCTACCTCACCGAAAATCCTAAAATTTTACTTGATAGTATTGATAAATTTTACGAATATCATACCATAATTATAGCCGCCGATAACGCGCCAGGAACCGTACAACATATTGTTAATGAAGCCGGTGCAAAACAGGTTAATTATGTGGTTTTAAAGCGTAACAAATCGTTCATTGCCACATCTAATTAG
- a CDS encoding DUF3857 domain-containing protein, whose product MSKTLRLVFFSLLLSCSAIAQNNNQTYAEKAAALQKEVWGTKVPEFAATAVPANLSNESAVIFARSYSLQRSLSSKFKFMIITASSTKRSVKLTTFHERVKINDKSALEDFSTISYQKKLDESVRILGAKFLQTHETYIGAKIIKPDGKEVIVNTSEEVLIKNEKKDQQSKLAIPDLQVGDILDYYISNSDVSENAMDDTFANNDMVFVLAGEYPILHYSLDFQYSKKDIVKAICANGAPNFETSTNDAGDQIFSMKLKNINKYESHLWTSKFRQFPYIEISNSPEVGGFAKFITGGKWGENASQRLEANKTLFEQTFSERDNPFFKEPADRLKKYFDGKKNMKEVSTDSLMKVLYNIKRGMVFGSYGKEDVSKIDELNYRRMASKYNTAAMSMALTDMKIDHDVLLISSRNTSTLENAFNYSDFDAAIRINYGAKQLYMFFDDVTTHFNEIPDRFQGEKAIVLTPKRESSTRYSFTEGSVTLPVAPASANAITEDLKVSLIPNTQKLKIQRLVKQTGALRHDDQRSLIPAIDVDNAMMELSKSEALNKRLGDNPETKKLRDDFSYAFNDDASKSVKKFTEEIKSQFDQEPTQVADCKVINNALDNSSPVFQYSSSFVLDNLVKKAGNNFIIDAGKLTGLFYKLDDKERKRVLDVYMPYSRSFSYTINITIPPGYTAKGGEEMEVKKANKTGSFTATAAVNGSTLTILATRVYNNNFEKAADWPLLTEVIDAASNFNTQKILLEKK is encoded by the coding sequence ATGAGTAAAACTTTACGCCTGGTATTTTTCTCTTTATTGCTTTCCTGTTCGGCCATTGCGCAAAACAATAATCAAACTTATGCCGAAAAGGCTGCTGCTCTTCAAAAGGAAGTTTGGGGTACAAAAGTTCCGGAATTTGCGGCTACCGCTGTGCCTGCCAATTTAAGCAACGAAAGCGCGGTGATCTTTGCACGCTCGTATAGCCTGCAGCGCTCGTTAAGCAGCAAGTTTAAATTTATGATTATCACTGCGTCGTCAACAAAACGTTCGGTAAAACTCACCACCTTTCACGAGCGGGTTAAAATCAACGATAAATCGGCACTGGAAGATTTTTCAACCATCTCTTATCAAAAAAAACTCGACGAAAGTGTAAGAATTCTGGGAGCAAAATTTTTGCAGACACACGAAACCTATATTGGTGCTAAAATCATTAAACCCGATGGCAAGGAGGTTATTGTAAATACCAGCGAAGAGGTTTTGATAAAAAATGAAAAAAAGGATCAGCAAAGCAAACTGGCCATACCCGATTTGCAGGTTGGCGATATACTGGATTATTATATAAGTAATAGCGATGTAAGCGAAAATGCCATGGATGATACCTTTGCCAATAATGATATGGTGTTTGTGCTTGCCGGCGAATATCCTATTTTACATTACAGTTTGGATTTTCAGTACAGCAAAAAAGATATTGTTAAAGCAATATGTGCCAATGGCGCGCCTAATTTTGAAACGAGTACCAATGATGCCGGCGACCAGATTTTTAGCATGAAGCTAAAAAATATCAATAAGTACGAAAGCCATTTATGGACATCTAAATTCCGCCAGTTCCCTTACATAGAGATCAGTAATTCGCCGGAGGTTGGTGGTTTTGCCAAATTTATAACAGGCGGCAAATGGGGCGAAAATGCATCTCAACGTTTAGAAGCAAATAAAACCTTGTTTGAACAAACGTTTAGCGAACGTGACAATCCGTTTTTTAAGGAGCCCGCCGACCGCTTGAAGAAATACTTCGATGGCAAAAAAAATATGAAGGAAGTATCTACAGATAGCCTGATGAAGGTATTGTACAATATAAAGCGGGGGATGGTTTTTGGGAGCTACGGCAAAGAGGATGTGAGCAAGATAGACGAACTTAATTACCGCCGGATGGCCAGCAAGTATAATACCGCGGCTATGAGCATGGCGCTAACCGATATGAAAATTGATCACGACGTACTGCTGATAAGTTCACGTAATACCAGCACGCTCGAAAATGCTTTTAACTATAGTGATTTTGACGCAGCCATCCGTATTAATTATGGAGCGAAACAGCTGTATATGTTTTTTGACGATGTAACCACGCATTTTAACGAAATTCCGGACCGTTTTCAGGGCGAAAAAGCGATAGTACTTACACCTAAGCGCGAAAGCAGTACCCGGTACTCATTTACAGAAGGCAGCGTAACATTGCCCGTTGCTCCGGCCAGCGCCAATGCCATAACCGAAGATTTGAAAGTGTCATTAATACCTAATACACAAAAGCTAAAAATACAACGGCTGGTTAAACAAACCGGCGCTTTAAGGCACGATGATCAGCGAAGCCTGATTCCAGCCATTGATGTTGATAATGCGATGATGGAACTATCAAAAAGCGAAGCGCTGAACAAGCGTTTGGGTGATAATCCTGAAACGAAAAAACTTCGCGACGATTTTAGCTATGCCTTTAATGACGATGCCTCGAAATCAGTAAAAAAATTTACCGAAGAAATTAAAAGCCAATTTGACCAGGAACCAACCCAGGTAGCCGATTGCAAAGTTATTAATAACGCGCTTGATAACAGCAGCCCCGTATTTCAGTATTCCTCGTCGTTTGTGTTAGATAACCTGGTGAAAAAAGCGGGCAATAACTTTATTATAGATGCAGGAAAGCTTACAGGCTTGTTTTACAAATTGGACGACAAAGAAAGGAAGCGGGTACTGGATGTTTATATGCCTTATTCGCGCAGTTTTAGTTATACTATCAATATTACCATTCCACCGGGATATACAGCTAAAGGTGGGGAAGAAATGGAAGTGAAAAAAGCGAACAAAACAGGTTCGTTCACAGCTACAGCGGCAGTAAACGGGAGTACTT
- a CDS encoding MerR family transcriptional regulator: protein MPYKEREISKMYYTMGEVSAMFDVNQSLIRFYEKEFDILQPKKNKKGNRYFTPEDIENFKIIFHLIRDKGYTLNGAKEHLKNNMGDTRNNQRVIDSLENLKKFLLEVRDQM, encoded by the coding sequence ATGCCTTATAAAGAACGTGAAATAAGCAAGATGTACTACACCATGGGCGAGGTATCGGCCATGTTTGATGTAAATCAGTCGCTTATCCGTTTTTACGAAAAGGAGTTTGATATCCTTCAGCCTAAAAAAAACAAAAAGGGCAACCGGTATTTCACGCCCGAGGATATTGAAAATTTCAAGATCATTTTCCACCTCATTCGTGATAAGGGCTATACGCTGAATGGCGCCAAAGAACACCTTAAAAATAATATGGGTGACACGAGGAACAATCAACGTGTTATCGATTCGCTCGAAAACCTTAAAAAGTTTCTGTTAGAAGTGCGCGACCAGATGTAG